A single Natrinema pellirubrum DSM 15624 DNA region contains:
- a CDS encoding Cdc6/Cdc18 family protein, producing the protein MDLQERIARRRSAREGRRLVVDRNALSPVVHRPEPIGRGPVLEQLLDALEPVFDGELPPPVAVVGPPGSGTSAITTALFDAMNEGFGGSSRAIETTTRGGTTGPATWFVTVDGRRVGSPFAFYRAVLSGLSSERVPESGVGTDDLRDRLRERLTRGDRRAVVAVDHHDESEALGPDRARELLAPVTERVTVVAVGASEPAGHEGATVTVPAYRDHELVDVITDRVSTGLAAGALDHDAVRDLAAWADGNAHDALAALFGAAVLASEDDADRIERPHLERARAAVPDDGVHVGRALALSETRQRVLSALVALEPDDRPIDEIAAAIADRSSLTAGTVERFLYELADRGVVERMPVAVRSGGSGRRPSTVEPRFPTIAFRALTTADGN; encoded by the coding sequence ATGGACCTGCAGGAACGGATCGCCAGACGGCGGTCGGCCCGGGAGGGAAGACGGCTCGTCGTCGACCGCAACGCGCTCAGCCCGGTCGTCCACCGGCCGGAGCCGATCGGCCGGGGCCCGGTCCTCGAGCAGTTGCTGGACGCCCTCGAGCCGGTCTTCGACGGCGAGTTGCCGCCCCCGGTCGCCGTCGTCGGGCCGCCCGGCTCCGGGACGTCGGCGATTACGACGGCACTGTTCGACGCCATGAACGAGGGGTTCGGCGGCTCGAGCCGTGCGATCGAGACGACGACCCGCGGCGGAACCACCGGCCCGGCGACCTGGTTCGTCACCGTCGACGGCCGCCGGGTCGGGAGCCCCTTCGCGTTCTATCGCGCGGTGCTGTCGGGGCTCTCGAGCGAGCGGGTCCCCGAGAGCGGCGTCGGGACCGACGACCTGCGTGACCGGCTTCGCGAGCGGCTGACTCGCGGCGATCGGCGCGCGGTCGTCGCAGTCGACCACCACGATGAGTCCGAGGCCCTCGGCCCGGACCGGGCCCGCGAGCTGCTTGCGCCCGTCACAGAGCGAGTCACTGTCGTCGCGGTCGGGGCGTCCGAACCGGCCGGTCACGAGGGAGCGACCGTCACCGTCCCGGCCTACCGGGATCACGAACTCGTCGACGTGATCACCGATCGCGTCTCGACGGGGCTCGCCGCGGGCGCGCTCGATCACGACGCCGTCCGCGACCTCGCAGCCTGGGCCGACGGGAACGCCCACGACGCCCTTGCGGCGCTGTTCGGTGCGGCCGTCCTCGCCAGCGAGGACGACGCCGATCGGATCGAGCGGCCCCACCTCGAACGGGCCCGTGCGGCCGTCCCCGACGACGGCGTCCACGTCGGCCGGGCGCTGGCACTTTCGGAAACCCGCCAGCGTGTGCTGTCGGCACTGGTCGCCCTCGAGCCGGACGACCGGCCGATCGACGAGATCGCGGCCGCCATCGCCGACCGGTCGTCGCTGACCGCCGGGACCGTCGAGCGGTTCCTGTACGAACTCGCGGACCGGGGCGTCGTCGAACGAATGCCCGTGGCGGTACGGTCGGGCGGCAGCGGTCGCCGGCCGAGTACGGTCGAGCCGCGGTTTCCGACGATCGCGTTCCGCGCGCTGACGACGGCCGACGGCAACTGA
- a CDS encoding anaerobic glycerol-3-phosphate dehydrogenase subunit C, producing MSDAERPTDDSSDEFEPIEVFPEAGETDLRPGADDCYKCSTCDTECPVAEVDDEFPGPKFQGPEQWRLKRQDDHDIDESVMKCSNCMRCDSACPSDVPLSQMHNTARAEYVEENMSKLSREYWRNRMLANYRRLAPLGAMFPRTANFVTGLSATQWLGEKLLGITSERDFPSFATETFREWWTARGGAQVENPEKRIAYFHGCYSNYNTPEVAKALVRVYEHFGYEIMVPDQDCSGTPMFANGMLEDARRAAETNVRELAAAIDEGADIVASCSSCSMSLRQEYPELFDFEDTEAVAANTWDAVEYLRVHEDLEAELEGTSVGEEFDDFAYHAPCHARNQGLDGQTVELLAAIDGVEAHDVGDSCSGISGTYGWKEENYETSMEIGAEMFDHMDEADAEAGLTECPTCSMQMEHGTGYEITHTLEVLAAALVGDGTGANATGARAE from the coding sequence ATGAGCGACGCAGAACGACCGACCGACGACAGTAGCGACGAGTTCGAACCGATCGAGGTCTTTCCGGAGGCCGGCGAAACCGACCTTCGACCGGGGGCCGACGACTGCTACAAGTGTTCGACCTGCGATACCGAGTGTCCGGTCGCCGAGGTCGACGACGAGTTCCCCGGTCCGAAGTTCCAGGGACCCGAGCAGTGGCGGCTCAAACGACAGGACGATCACGACATCGACGAGTCGGTGATGAAGTGTTCGAACTGCATGCGGTGTGACAGCGCCTGTCCATCGGACGTGCCGCTCTCGCAGATGCACAACACCGCCCGCGCCGAGTACGTCGAGGAGAACATGAGCAAACTCTCCCGGGAGTACTGGCGCAACCGGATGCTCGCGAACTACCGCCGACTTGCCCCACTGGGAGCCATGTTCCCCCGGACGGCGAACTTCGTGACCGGACTCTCGGCGACCCAGTGGCTCGGCGAAAAGCTGCTCGGCATCACGAGCGAGCGGGACTTCCCCTCCTTCGCGACCGAGACCTTCCGCGAGTGGTGGACCGCACGGGGCGGCGCACAGGTCGAGAACCCCGAGAAGCGTATCGCGTACTTCCACGGCTGTTACTCGAACTACAACACCCCCGAGGTCGCGAAGGCGCTCGTCCGCGTCTACGAACACTTCGGCTACGAGATCATGGTCCCCGACCAGGACTGTTCGGGGACCCCGATGTTCGCCAATGGCATGCTCGAGGACGCCCGTCGCGCTGCCGAGACGAACGTCCGGGAACTCGCCGCAGCGATCGACGAGGGGGCCGACATCGTCGCCTCCTGTAGCTCGTGTTCGATGTCGCTGCGCCAGGAGTATCCCGAACTGTTCGATTTCGAGGACACCGAGGCCGTCGCCGCAAACACCTGGGACGCCGTCGAATACCTGCGGGTCCACGAGGACCTCGAGGCCGAACTCGAGGGAACGTCGGTCGGCGAGGAGTTCGACGACTTCGCCTACCACGCACCGTGTCACGCCCGCAATCAGGGACTCGACGGCCAGACGGTCGAACTGCTCGCCGCTATCGACGGCGTCGAGGCCCACGACGTCGGCGACTCCTGTTCGGGCATCTCCGGCACCTACGGCTGGAAGGAGGAGAACTACGAAACCTCCATGGAGATCGGCGCGGAGATGTTCGACCACATGGACGAGGCCGACGCGGAAGCAGGGTTGACGGAGTGTCCGACCTGCTCGATGCAGATGGAACACGGCACCGGCTACGAGATCACCCACACCCTCGAGGTGCTGGCTGCGGCGCTCGTCGGGGACGGGACGGGCGCGAACGCGACGGGGGCACGCGCGGAGTAA
- the glpB gene encoding glycerol-3-phosphate dehydrogenase subunit GlpB yields MAIEDDVLVVGGGLAGVTAALAAAERDVRVRLVSHKESTLRHASGLIDVLGYTPTGEGPLADPFAALETLPEGHPYERVGTEAVRDALAFFDGIAGEAYAGAHTDSNALVPTHGGTVKPTARYPAATAAGLASDDRDALLVGFGTLPDFEAPLAAAHLEAAGVPFDARGVTVRFPGIERDDAKVTRYAHLLDRDEPVETAAGESTARAALAETVRPHLEGESRVGFPAILGDDSADAVRADLADRLGVDVFEIPMGPPSLPGLRLEDLLFDALEDAGVRVTTGVPVVDYETAADGTGSSDPARIDRVTVDRNGSEIPHTADQYILATGGLVGKGVQSDRERVEEPVFDCHVPHPADRYDWFVDDVFDDQPYARFGLPVDRDLRPLDSDDALEFANLRAAGAVLGGYDFAAEKSGSGVSLATGYVAGRRAAEGCR; encoded by the coding sequence ATGGCTATCGAGGACGACGTCCTCGTCGTCGGCGGCGGGCTGGCCGGCGTGACCGCCGCACTGGCCGCGGCCGAGCGGGACGTCCGGGTTCGGCTCGTCTCCCACAAGGAGAGTACGCTCCGTCACGCCAGCGGCCTGATCGACGTACTTGGGTACACGCCGACGGGCGAGGGACCGCTCGCGGACCCGTTCGCCGCCCTCGAGACGCTCCCTGAGGGCCATCCCTACGAACGAGTCGGAACCGAGGCGGTCCGCGACGCCCTCGCCTTCTTCGACGGGATCGCGGGCGAGGCCTACGCGGGCGCACACACCGACTCGAACGCGCTCGTGCCGACCCACGGCGGGACGGTCAAACCGACCGCGCGGTACCCAGCCGCGACCGCCGCCGGGCTGGCGAGCGATGACCGCGACGCCCTGCTGGTCGGCTTCGGCACGCTGCCGGACTTCGAGGCCCCGCTGGCGGCGGCCCATCTCGAGGCTGCCGGGGTCCCCTTCGACGCCCGCGGAGTCACAGTCCGTTTTCCGGGTATCGAGCGCGACGACGCGAAAGTCACGCGCTATGCCCACCTGCTCGACCGCGACGAACCCGTCGAGACGGCGGCCGGCGAGTCCACCGCGCGCGCGGCGCTGGCCGAGACGGTCCGACCCCATCTCGAGGGCGAATCCCGCGTCGGCTTCCCGGCGATCCTCGGCGACGACAGCGCCGACGCGGTCCGAGCCGACCTCGCCGACCGGCTCGGCGTCGACGTCTTCGAGATTCCGATGGGACCGCCGAGCCTGCCCGGGCTGCGCCTCGAGGACCTGCTGTTCGATGCGCTCGAAGACGCTGGCGTCCGCGTGACGACGGGGGTTCCGGTCGTCGACTACGAGACCGCGGCCGACGGGACGGGCTCGAGCGACCCCGCGCGGATCGACCGCGTCACCGTCGACCGCAACGGGAGCGAGATCCCCCACACCGCCGACCAGTACATTCTCGCGACCGGCGGGCTCGTGGGGAAGGGCGTGCAGTCGGACCGAGAGCGCGTCGAAGAGCCGGTCTTCGACTGTCACGTCCCCCACCCCGCCGACCGGTACGACTGGTTCGTCGACGACGTCTTTGATGACCAGCCCTACGCCCGCTTCGGCCTGCCGGTCGACCGCGATCTCCGCCCGCTCGATTCGGACGACGCCCTCGAGTTCGCGAACCTCCGTGCGGCCGGCGCGGTACTCGGTGGCTACGACTTCGCGGCCGAGAAGTCCGGCAGTGGCGTCTCGCTCGCGACGGGCTACGTCGCGGGCCGGCGCGCCGCGGAGGGGTGTCGATGA
- the glpA gene encoding anaerobic glycerol-3-phosphate dehydrogenase subunit GlpA: protein MARDTEVLVLGGGSTGCGIARDLATRGLEVTLVERGTLTDGTTGRMHGLLHSGGRYAVSDQASATECIEENETLREIAGHCVEETGGLFVQRPEDSDDYFRAKLEGCRDCGIPARVLSGREAREIEPYLAEDVERAIEVPDGAVDPFRLCVANAIDAEAHGARIETHAEVIDLLREGDDVYGVEVRHGAGPGKRTDAAAGTTEEITAEYVVNATGAWAGQIGAMADLEIEVRPSKGVMTIMNVRQVDTVINRCRPKGDADIIVPHETTAILGTTDEEVADPDDYPEEQWEVEAMIDTLSELVPILAESRTIRSFWGVRPLYEPPGTGTQDPTDITRDFFLLDHADRDGVAGMSSIVGGKFTTYRAMAEEIADHVCEQLGVTASCSTADEPLPGSENLARLEAGMDDFGLRSPVARRSKQRLGSRASEVLETDEPNPVICQCEGVTRAEVRDAIEGSGADLNAVRIRTRASMGNCQGGFCCQNMAHELHPEYDEATVRAALDELFAERWKGQRHALWGEQLSQAMLNYALHATTMNRDRDPASASEDVEFAAFDDGVARGIESRGDD, encoded by the coding sequence ATGGCACGGGACACCGAGGTCCTCGTCCTCGGCGGCGGCTCGACCGGCTGTGGGATCGCCCGCGATCTGGCGACCCGCGGTCTCGAGGTCACGCTCGTCGAACGGGGGACCCTCACGGACGGAACCACCGGTCGGATGCACGGCCTGTTACACAGCGGCGGCCGCTATGCCGTCTCCGATCAGGCCAGCGCGACCGAATGTATCGAGGAGAACGAAACGCTCCGGGAGATCGCCGGGCACTGTGTCGAGGAGACCGGCGGCCTGTTCGTCCAGCGACCCGAGGACTCGGACGACTACTTCCGGGCAAAACTCGAGGGCTGTCGCGACTGCGGGATTCCGGCACGGGTCCTCTCGGGGCGGGAGGCCCGCGAGATCGAACCCTACCTCGCCGAGGACGTCGAACGGGCGATCGAGGTGCCCGACGGCGCGGTCGACCCGTTCCGGCTCTGTGTCGCGAACGCGATCGACGCCGAGGCCCACGGCGCGCGGATCGAAACGCACGCCGAGGTGATCGACCTCCTGCGAGAGGGCGACGACGTCTACGGGGTCGAAGTCCGCCACGGTGCCGGGCCCGGCAAGCGGACCGACGCCGCGGCCGGGACCACTGAGGAGATCACCGCCGAGTACGTCGTCAACGCGACCGGCGCGTGGGCGGGCCAGATCGGCGCGATGGCCGACCTCGAGATCGAGGTCCGCCCCTCCAAGGGCGTCATGACGATCATGAACGTCCGGCAGGTCGACACCGTCATCAACCGCTGTCGGCCGAAGGGTGACGCCGACATCATCGTCCCACACGAGACGACCGCGATCCTGGGGACGACCGACGAGGAAGTCGCGGATCCGGACGACTACCCCGAGGAACAGTGGGAGGTCGAGGCGATGATCGACACGCTCTCGGAACTGGTGCCGATCCTCGCCGAATCACGGACCATCCGCTCGTTCTGGGGCGTTCGCCCGCTCTACGAGCCGCCGGGAACCGGCACACAGGATCCGACCGACATCACGCGCGATTTCTTCCTGCTCGATCACGCCGACCGCGACGGCGTCGCCGGTATGTCAAGCATCGTCGGCGGCAAGTTCACCACGTACCGGGCGATGGCCGAGGAGATCGCCGACCACGTCTGCGAGCAACTGGGCGTTACAGCCTCGTGTTCGACCGCCGACGAACCCCTGCCCGGCAGCGAGAACCTCGCACGGCTCGAGGCGGGGATGGACGACTTCGGGCTGCGCTCGCCGGTGGCCCGCCGGAGCAAGCAACGGCTGGGGAGTCGGGCGAGCGAGGTCCTCGAAACCGACGAGCCGAACCCGGTGATCTGCCAGTGTGAGGGCGTGACCCGCGCGGAGGTCCGCGACGCGATCGAGGGGTCGGGCGCGGACCTGAACGCCGTCCGTATCCGGACGCGGGCCTCGATGGGGAACTGCCAGGGCGGCTTCTGCTGTCAGAACATGGCCCACGAACTCCACCCCGAGTACGACGAGGCGACGGTCCGGGCGGCGCTCGACGAACTCTTCGCCGAGCGCTGGAAAGGGCAGCGCCACGCCCTGTGGGGCGAACAGCTCTCGCAGGCGATGCTCAACTACGCCCTGCACGCGACGACGATGAACCGCGATCGCGACCCCGCGAGCGCGAGCGAGGACGTCGAGTTCGCGGCGTTCGACGACGGCGTGGCTCGAGGGATCGAGTCCCGGGGGGACGACTGA
- the glpK gene encoding glycerol kinase GlpK: MTDTTYVGAVDQGTTGTRFIVFDHEGQVVANAYETHEQIYPEPGWVEHDPMEIWENTKAVIQQALGQAGISPSQLAAIGVTNQRETTVLWDADSGKPVHNAIVWQDRRTTDRVEALEEEGKVEAIREKTGLEADAYFSATKAEWLLDNADPIKLERARPEDIRDRAEKGDVLFGTIDTWLIYNLTGNHVTEVTNASRTMLYDIHDLEWDDDLLEEFSIPEAMLPEVRPSSDDDTYGTTDPDGFLEAEVPVAGALGDQQAALFGQTCFDAGDAKNTYGTGSFFLMNTGDEAVESDHGLLTTIGFQRSGEPVQYALEGSIFVTGAAIEWLEDMTLIEDPAETAELARSVDSTDGVYVVPAFTGLGAPHWDQRARGTIVGMTRGTRKEHVVRATLESIAYQTRDVAEAMEADSGIEMRSLKVDGGAVKNNYLCQLQSDIIGSEIVRPVVDETTALGSAYAAGLAVGYWDDPDELRSNWQVDAEFEPEMDPDRADRRYERWNDAVKRSRDWARDEED, from the coding sequence GTGACAGACACAACGTACGTCGGAGCGGTCGACCAGGGAACGACCGGGACCCGGTTTATCGTGTTCGATCACGAGGGTCAGGTCGTCGCGAACGCCTACGAGACACACGAACAGATCTACCCCGAGCCCGGCTGGGTCGAACACGACCCGATGGAGATCTGGGAGAACACCAAGGCCGTGATCCAGCAGGCGCTCGGACAGGCGGGAATCTCCCCGTCCCAGCTCGCAGCCATTGGCGTGACCAACCAGCGGGAGACGACGGTTCTCTGGGACGCCGACAGCGGGAAACCGGTCCACAACGCCATCGTCTGGCAGGACCGCCGAACCACCGATCGCGTCGAGGCCCTCGAGGAGGAGGGAAAAGTCGAGGCGATCCGCGAGAAGACCGGCCTCGAGGCCGACGCCTACTTCTCGGCGACGAAGGCCGAATGGCTGCTCGATAACGCCGATCCGATCAAACTCGAGCGCGCCCGGCCCGAGGACATCCGCGACCGGGCGGAGAAAGGCGACGTGTTGTTCGGGACGATCGACACGTGGTTGATCTACAACCTGACCGGGAACCACGTCACCGAGGTCACGAACGCCTCGCGGACGATGTTGTACGACATCCACGACCTCGAATGGGACGACGACCTGCTCGAGGAGTTCTCGATCCCCGAGGCGATGTTGCCCGAGGTCCGGCCCTCCAGCGACGACGACACCTACGGCACGACCGACCCCGACGGGTTCCTCGAGGCCGAGGTGCCGGTCGCGGGCGCGCTGGGCGACCAGCAGGCCGCGCTGTTCGGCCAGACCTGTTTCGACGCCGGCGACGCCAAGAACACCTACGGCACCGGCTCCTTCTTCCTGATGAACACCGGTGACGAGGCCGTCGAGAGCGACCACGGGCTGCTGACGACGATCGGGTTCCAGCGCTCGGGCGAACCGGTCCAGTACGCACTCGAGGGCTCGATCTTCGTCACCGGCGCGGCCATCGAGTGGCTCGAGGACATGACGCTGATCGAGGACCCCGCCGAGACGGCGGAACTGGCCCGCAGCGTCGACTCAACGGACGGCGTCTACGTCGTCCCCGCCTTTACCGGGCTGGGCGCACCCCACTGGGACCAACGGGCCCGCGGCACCATCGTCGGGATGACCCGTGGCACCCGGAAAGAACACGTCGTTCGCGCGACGCTCGAGTCGATCGCCTACCAGACTCGCGACGTCGCCGAGGCGATGGAGGCCGACTCGGGCATCGAGATGCGATCGCTGAAGGTCGACGGCGGCGCGGTCAAGAACAACTACCTCTGTCAACTCCAGTCCGATATCATCGGCTCGGAGATCGTCCGCCCCGTCGTCGACGAGACGACGGCGCTGGGCTCGGCCTACGCGGCCGGCCTCGCCGTCGGCTACTGGGACGACCCCGACGAGTTGCGGAGCAACTGGCAGGTCGACGCCGAGTTCGAGCCCGAGATGGATCCCGACCGCGCGGACCGACGATACGAACGATGGAACGACGCCGTCAAGCGCTCGCGCGACTGGGCGCGTGACGAGGAGGACTAA
- a CDS encoding HAD-IIB family hydrolase, whose product MTADPPLVLDIDGTLTRPEGWGIDPRVFDPIREWEAPVVIATGKAFPYPVALCHFVGIPELVVAENGGVVYTGDDVFFTADREAARAVAEEYRAAGYDLGWGAEDTVNRWRETEIAVNLEQPLEPLREIAADHGLEVIDTGYAYHVKDTDPNKGEGLETIADRVGIDLTDCVAVGDSVNDVSSFEAVGRSFAVGNADELAKAAADEVLDAVHADGTLAVLERVRES is encoded by the coding sequence ATGACCGCTGATCCGCCGCTGGTGCTGGATATCGACGGGACGCTCACCCGCCCGGAGGGGTGGGGCATCGACCCCCGCGTCTTCGATCCGATCCGCGAGTGGGAGGCCCCGGTCGTCATCGCCACCGGGAAGGCGTTTCCCTACCCTGTCGCCCTCTGTCATTTCGTCGGAATTCCGGAACTCGTCGTCGCCGAAAACGGCGGCGTCGTCTACACCGGTGACGACGTCTTCTTCACCGCCGATCGCGAGGCCGCTCGCGCCGTCGCCGAGGAGTACCGCGCGGCGGGCTACGACCTGGGCTGGGGCGCGGAAGACACTGTCAACCGCTGGCGCGAAACCGAGATCGCGGTCAATCTGGAGCAGCCGCTCGAGCCCTTGCGCGAGATCGCCGCCGACCACGGCCTCGAGGTGATCGACACCGGCTACGCCTACCACGTCAAGGACACCGATCCGAACAAGGGCGAGGGACTCGAGACGATCGCCGACCGTGTCGGGATCGACCTCACCGACTGTGTAGCGGTCGGCGACTCAGTCAACGACGTCTCGTCGTTCGAGGCCGTCGGCCGGAGTTTCGCCGTCGGCAACGCCGACGAACTGGCGAAAGCGGCCGCCGACGAGGTCCTCGACGCCGTCCACGCCGACGGGACGCTCGCGGTCCTCGAGCGGGTCCGCGAGTCGTAA
- the twy1 gene encoding 4-demethylwyosine synthase TYW1, with translation MSDSANPGGDAGADATADGDDGGPAQVSSPDYHSENHTAAQTCGWTANAVRGEGKCYKNIFYGIESHRCIQMTPVVKCNERCVFCWRDHQGHAYEMDDVEWDDPEAVVDASIRLQKKLLSGFGGNDEVPGEVFDQAMEPRHVAISLDGEPTLYPYLPELIEAFHDRDITTFLVSNGTRPEVLRECDPTQLYVSVDAPERHTFDQVVGAMEDDAWERLLETMDALAAKDETRTVLRTTLVEGENMHHPDWYAGFYQQADPDFIELKAYMHVGHSQGRLDRSAMPDHEAVVEFAERVGEYMPAFDEVKEVPASRVALLAKTGDTWVPKLKKGSEFWERDPVVGD, from the coding sequence ATGAGCGACTCCGCGAACCCCGGGGGCGATGCAGGTGCTGATGCCACCGCCGACGGCGACGACGGCGGGCCGGCACAGGTCTCGAGTCCGGACTACCACAGCGAGAACCACACGGCCGCCCAGACCTGCGGCTGGACGGCCAACGCCGTCCGCGGCGAGGGGAAGTGTTACAAGAACATCTTCTACGGCATCGAGTCCCATCGCTGCATCCAGATGACGCCGGTGGTCAAGTGCAACGAGCGCTGTGTCTTCTGCTGGCGCGACCACCAGGGCCACGCCTACGAGATGGACGACGTCGAGTGGGACGACCCCGAGGCAGTCGTCGACGCCTCGATCCGGCTCCAGAAGAAACTGCTCTCGGGCTTCGGCGGCAACGACGAGGTCCCGGGCGAGGTGTTCGACCAGGCGATGGAGCCGCGCCACGTCGCCATCTCGCTGGACGGCGAACCGACGCTCTACCCCTACCTGCCCGAACTCATCGAGGCCTTCCACGACCGCGATATCACCACCTTCCTCGTCTCGAACGGCACCCGCCCCGAGGTCCTGCGGGAGTGTGACCCGACGCAACTCTACGTCAGCGTCGACGCCCCCGAACGCCACACCTTCGATCAGGTCGTCGGCGCGATGGAGGACGACGCCTGGGAGCGCCTGCTCGAGACGATGGACGCTCTCGCCGCGAAAGACGAGACCCGGACCGTCCTCCGGACGACGCTCGTCGAGGGTGAGAACATGCACCACCCGGACTGGTACGCCGGCTTCTACCAGCAGGCCGATCCGGACTTCATCGAACTGAAGGCGTACATGCACGTCGGCCACTCCCAGGGTCGACTCGACCGCTCGGCGATGCCCGACCACGAGGCGGTCGTGGAGTTCGCCGAGCGGGTCGGCGAATACATGCCGGCATTCGACGAGGTCAAAGAGGTGCCGGCCTCCCGCGTCGCCTTGCTCGCCAAGACCGGCGATACGTGGGTCCCAAAGCTGAAGAAAGGCAGCGAGTTCTGGGAGCGCGATCCGGTCGTGGGCGATTAG
- a CDS encoding DICT sensory domain-containing protein, whose protein sequence is MTLRSFIDDVGSPDRTIAIVADGSTGPLAEMLSDAFAGQPIAVERAEAGSIGSDLDPEIDVALATEGDTAVLLEDGKPVAASPMHTLYDAILAINSDLFVTGARGMGEIAFPDVLAGLEGTRLRLRGYPLAHKEKLLLIVVSRYIEQRAWAAGSGTLQSAFQQLSRIDDEIGTYETYAELAETDVDVHVYGVDDGCPPELDATVHTGTGPEYRDGWFVVFDPDDRRAPDAVGTALVCLETEPRVWDGFWTTDPDRVARIADYIAREL, encoded by the coding sequence GTGACTCTCCGATCGTTTATCGACGACGTCGGTTCGCCCGATCGGACGATCGCGATCGTCGCCGACGGTTCCACGGGGCCGCTCGCCGAGATGCTCTCCGACGCGTTCGCGGGCCAGCCGATCGCCGTCGAACGGGCCGAAGCCGGTTCGATCGGATCGGATCTCGACCCCGAAATCGACGTCGCGCTCGCAACTGAGGGCGATACGGCCGTGTTGCTCGAGGACGGAAAGCCGGTCGCGGCCTCGCCGATGCATACGTTGTACGACGCGATCCTCGCGATCAACTCGGACCTGTTCGTCACTGGCGCGCGCGGCATGGGTGAGATCGCCTTCCCCGACGTGCTGGCGGGGCTGGAAGGCACCCGGCTCCGACTGCGTGGCTACCCGCTCGCACACAAGGAAAAACTCCTGTTGATCGTCGTCTCGCGGTATATCGAACAGCGGGCCTGGGCGGCCGGCAGCGGCACGTTACAGAGCGCGTTCCAGCAACTCTCGCGCATCGATGACGAGATCGGGACCTACGAGACCTACGCGGAACTCGCCGAAACCGACGTCGACGTTCACGTCTACGGCGTCGACGACGGCTGTCCGCCGGAACTGGACGCGACGGTTCACACCGGGACGGGGCCGGAGTATCGGGACGGATGGTTCGTCGTCTTCGATCCCGACGATCGCAGGGCACCCGACGCCGTCGGCACCGCACTCGTCTGTCTCGAGACCGAACCCCGCGTCTGGGACGGCTTCTGGACGACCGACCCCGACCGCGTCGCGCGGATCGCGGACTACATCGCGCGGGAACTGTAG
- a CDS encoding DUF120 domain-containing protein, with product MSVLTESAVGHDELAVLKLLALEGGLEGDVKISCSRLAERLDASNQTASRRLQRLESADLLERDTVSDGQWVAITDTGERALHAEYEDYRRIFETDSQISLEGTITSGMGEGRHYISLPGYQRQFEDRLGYEPFPGTLNVDLREDSVRRRSAMASLEPVPIDGWESDDRTYGPAVCYPATIETADGATYDDAYTIAPERTHHDDDQLEVIAPDKLRDELGLEDGDHVTVSVGDRE from the coding sequence ATGTCAGTACTCACGGAGTCCGCCGTCGGGCACGACGAACTCGCCGTGCTCAAACTCCTCGCGCTCGAGGGCGGGCTCGAGGGCGACGTCAAGATCTCCTGTTCTCGCCTCGCCGAGCGGCTCGACGCCTCGAACCAGACCGCCTCGCGACGTCTCCAACGGCTCGAGAGCGCCGACCTGCTCGAGCGCGATACCGTCAGCGACGGCCAGTGGGTCGCGATCACCGACACCGGCGAGCGAGCCCTCCACGCGGAGTACGAGGACTACCGCCGGATCTTCGAGACGGACTCACAGATCTCGCTCGAGGGAACTATCACGAGCGGGATGGGCGAGGGTCGCCACTACATCTCCCTGCCGGGCTATCAGCGCCAGTTCGAGGACCGGCTCGGCTACGAGCCGTTCCCCGGGACGCTCAACGTCGACCTGCGCGAGGACAGCGTCCGCCGGCGCAGCGCCATGGCCTCGCTCGAGCCCGTCCCGATCGACGGCTGGGAGTCCGATGACCGGACCTACGGCCCCGCCGTCTGTTACCCCGCGACGATCGAGACCGCCGACGGCGCGACCTACGACGACGCCTACACCATCGCCCCCGAACGCACCCACCACGACGACGACCAGCTCGAGGTGATCGCCCCCGACAAGCTGCGTGACGAACTCGGTCTCGAGGACGGCGATCACGTCACCGTCTCGGTGGGTGATCGCGAATGA